One genomic region from Amycolatopsis sp. FBCC-B4732 encodes:
- a CDS encoding carbohydrate ABC transporter permease, whose amino-acid sequence MRAVLRWVSLSVAAILFLLPFYLLLRNGLASRAEITAPGWTFFPSTVHWENFSKLFSSEDVPFARSLLNSAIVAALQTVGLLVLCSLAGYGLARIPYRHAKIVFYAVLATLMIPTSVTFVPSFVVVSSLGWLSDFRGLVIPGLFSAFSVFLFRQYFLDFPRELEEAGRMDGLSRWGVFWRVVVPNSKGFFAAIAVITVIGSWNAFLWPLIIAQSPDSWTVQVALSGLLTAQNPQLNLLFLAAAVSILPIVLLFAFLQRYLVRGVTESGLTG is encoded by the coding sequence ATGAGGGCGGTCCTCCGGTGGGTTTCCCTGAGCGTCGCGGCGATCCTGTTCCTGCTGCCGTTCTACCTGCTGCTGCGCAACGGTCTGGCGTCACGGGCGGAGATCACCGCTCCCGGGTGGACGTTCTTCCCGTCCACAGTGCACTGGGAGAACTTCTCGAAGCTGTTCTCCTCGGAGGACGTCCCGTTCGCGCGCAGCCTGCTCAATTCGGCGATCGTGGCGGCACTGCAGACGGTCGGCCTGCTGGTGCTCTGCTCCCTGGCCGGCTACGGCCTGGCCCGGATCCCGTACCGGCACGCCAAGATCGTGTTCTACGCGGTTTTGGCGACGCTGATGATCCCGACGTCGGTGACGTTCGTGCCGAGCTTCGTCGTGGTCTCGTCGCTGGGCTGGCTGTCGGACTTCCGCGGCCTGGTGATCCCCGGGCTGTTCAGCGCGTTCAGCGTGTTCCTGTTCCGCCAGTACTTCCTGGACTTCCCGCGCGAGCTGGAGGAGGCCGGGCGGATGGACGGGCTCAGCCGCTGGGGCGTGTTCTGGCGGGTCGTCGTGCCGAATTCGAAGGGGTTCTTCGCGGCGATCGCGGTCATCACGGTGATCGGCAGCTGGAACGCGTTCCTGTGGCCGTTGATCATCGCTCAGTCCCCCGATTCGTGGACGGTCCAGGTGGCGCTGTCGGGCTTGCTGACGGCGCAGAACCCGCAGCTGAACCTGCTGTTCCTGGCGGCGGCGGTGTCGATCCTGCCGATCGTGCTGCTGTTCGCGTTCCTGCAGCGGTACCTGGTGCGCGGCGTGACCGAGTCCGGGTTGACGGGCTGA
- a CDS encoding carbohydrate ABC transporter permease, whose product MKRRDARAFWLFVGPFLLGLAVFAYLPIGWSAYLSFFDARNTVTPTDFVGLDNYGHMLTDEPFLSSLGTFSVFAVFIVPLTFVLSLALALGVNRLRFARAFFRSVFFLPFACSYVVASLIWKTSLFSGVRYGLANSVLSVFGVDPVAWTGTVHPPLYWIVLVTARLWLQLGFYMILFIAALQRIPQHLYEAAWLDGAKPGWQVFRYVTLPQLRSTAVAVLLLNLINAYQAFDEFYNIMGDSRGYPPFARPPLVYLYYTSLGSGGQDLGRGSAGAVILALIIALVTLLQGRVLRFGRPA is encoded by the coding sequence ATGAAGCGGCGCGACGCGCGCGCCTTCTGGCTCTTCGTCGGTCCGTTCCTGCTCGGGCTCGCGGTCTTCGCGTACCTCCCGATCGGCTGGAGCGCATACCTGTCGTTCTTCGACGCGCGGAACACCGTGACCCCGACGGACTTCGTCGGGCTGGACAACTACGGGCACATGCTCACCGACGAGCCGTTCCTGTCGAGCCTGGGCACGTTCAGCGTGTTCGCGGTGTTCATCGTGCCGCTGACGTTCGTGCTGTCGCTGGCGCTGGCGCTCGGCGTCAACCGGCTGCGGTTCGCGCGGGCGTTCTTCCGGTCGGTGTTCTTCCTGCCGTTCGCGTGCTCGTACGTCGTGGCGTCGCTGATCTGGAAGACGTCGTTGTTCTCCGGTGTCCGGTACGGACTGGCGAACTCGGTGCTGTCGGTCTTCGGCGTGGACCCGGTGGCGTGGACCGGGACGGTGCACCCGCCGCTGTACTGGATCGTGCTGGTGACCGCCCGGCTGTGGCTGCAGCTGGGCTTCTACATGATCCTGTTCATCGCGGCGCTGCAACGGATCCCGCAGCACCTCTACGAGGCGGCCTGGCTCGACGGCGCGAAGCCGGGCTGGCAGGTGTTCCGGTACGTGACACTCCCGCAGCTGCGGTCGACGGCGGTGGCGGTGCTGCTGCTGAACCTGATCAACGCGTACCAGGCGTTCGACGAGTTCTACAACATCATGGGCGACAGCCGCGGTTACCCGCCCTTCGCCCGGCCACCCCTGGTCTACCTCTACTACACGTCGCTGGGTTCGGGCGGCCAGGACCTCGGCCGCGGCAGCGCGGGCGCGGTGATCCTGGCGCTGATCATCGCGCTCGTGACCTTGCTGCAGGGCCGCGTCCTGCGCTTCGGGAGGCCGGCATGA
- a CDS encoding ABC transporter substrate-binding protein translates to MALAGVGALTAACGSNTGRQGDPPPSTAYSAGPPPSDAPKVALQQWYHAYGEDGVQEAVKRYAASYPGASVNVQWNPGDYDSKIVTALQNSKVPDVFEAQVKIDWVRQNQVVSLDDVIAPVKADFSPAVLAAQTVEGKVYGIPQATDTQVLFYRKSLLQAAGVQPPQTVDELIDAAAKLTKDGVKGFFAGNDGGVAVLTGPLLWSAGLDYLKSGNREVGFDDPRAATALGKLHTLNTNGSLLLGAPADWSDPGAFVDGLAAMQWTGLWNVPKIRSAFDDDFGVLPFPKLDGSGAPSVPVGAYGAMVNAKSAHVAEAKAFVKWLWVDKTDDQLEFATKFGFHVPARQSLIDRADNLKNGPAADAARFVKENSHLVGGPVWTQQANTALSDAAAKIAKEGADPAAQVKTAVGVAQSELKRLFG, encoded by the coding sequence ATGGCACTGGCGGGCGTCGGCGCGCTGACGGCGGCGTGCGGGTCGAACACCGGGCGGCAGGGCGACCCGCCGCCCTCGACGGCCTACTCGGCCGGGCCGCCGCCGTCGGACGCACCCAAGGTCGCGCTCCAGCAGTGGTACCACGCGTACGGTGAGGACGGCGTCCAGGAAGCCGTGAAGCGCTACGCGGCGAGCTACCCCGGCGCGAGCGTGAACGTGCAGTGGAACCCCGGCGACTACGACTCCAAGATCGTCACCGCGCTGCAGAACAGCAAGGTGCCGGACGTCTTCGAGGCGCAGGTCAAGATCGACTGGGTGCGGCAGAACCAGGTGGTGTCGCTCGACGACGTCATCGCGCCGGTGAAGGCCGACTTCAGCCCGGCCGTGCTCGCCGCGCAGACCGTCGAAGGCAAGGTCTACGGCATCCCGCAGGCCACCGACACGCAGGTGCTCTTCTACCGCAAGAGCCTGCTGCAGGCGGCCGGCGTGCAGCCGCCGCAGACGGTCGACGAGCTGATCGACGCGGCCGCGAAGCTCACGAAGGACGGCGTCAAGGGCTTCTTCGCGGGCAACGACGGCGGCGTCGCCGTGCTCACCGGCCCGCTGCTGTGGTCGGCGGGCCTCGACTACCTGAAGAGCGGCAACCGCGAGGTCGGCTTCGACGACCCGCGCGCCGCGACCGCGCTGGGCAAGCTGCACACGCTCAACACCAACGGCTCGCTGCTGCTCGGCGCGCCGGCCGACTGGTCGGATCCCGGTGCGTTCGTCGACGGGCTCGCCGCGATGCAGTGGACCGGGCTGTGGAACGTGCCGAAGATCCGCTCGGCGTTCGACGACGACTTCGGCGTGCTCCCCTTCCCCAAGCTCGACGGCAGCGGGGCGCCGTCGGTGCCGGTCGGCGCGTACGGCGCGATGGTCAACGCCAAGAGCGCGCACGTCGCCGAGGCCAAGGCGTTCGTGAAGTGGCTGTGGGTCGACAAGACCGACGACCAGCTGGAGTTCGCGACGAAGTTCGGCTTCCACGTGCCGGCCCGCCAGAGCCTGATCGACCGCGCGGACAACCTCAAGAACGGCCCGGCCGCCGACGCGGCCCGGTTCGTCAAGGAGAACAGCCACCTCGTCGGCGGCCCCGTGTGGACCCAGCAGGCGAACACGGCGCTGTCCGACGCGGCCGCGAAGATCGCGAAGGAGGGCGCGGACCCGGCGGCGCAGGTCAAGACGGCCGTCGGCGTGGCCCAGTCCGAGCTGAAGCGCCTGTTCGGATGA